From the Centropristis striata isolate RG_2023a ecotype Rhode Island chromosome 5, C.striata_1.0, whole genome shotgun sequence genome, the window CTTATCATTTCAGGGCACAACATAAAACATCTGAACCTCCCCAGACATTCAACACCTCTCGTTTTAAAACATCCTATTGGTTATTAACTGTTATAATAACTATATGGGAAAATACAAGcatattctattgtatttttttatgatacatttaattattattttttttaaatatataaactatCCCCTGCCTCATGTTTTTGTCCAATCATATAGGCTCGACACATCAGCTGACCACTCCCTCTCCACATTGTTGGATGACTTTCACCCTCAAAACCACACGTTTCAATAATCACACACAACATACTGAGAAAACATTTCCTTTTTACATGACACAGgtgagaaaggaaaaaaattaaaaactgagGCAAACAGGACAGGTTTGCAGCGATGGAGAGGTATCTGTGGGGATCTTTactttgcaaatgcacacacacacactgcaaaaaaatgtgtctaaaaacaagataaaaacactaaatctgagggaaatgatcttgctgcatggacagataatttcacttgacaagatttcttaaattaagattgttaaatctagaaataagcatgttgaacgcttaaaataagaaatgaactcctaaaacaagatcaattatctaacaaaGTTCTTTTTATCTtcgtaagaaccaaataatttgcagtgtacactTAAATTGAGGTTGTACTTgagaaatgtaattttatgcaacactgcaaaaaacatgaagcttaccaagtattttcttctcatATCTAGCagtagtatcttaattatattgttttgagtataatttacctactgaccatagctttatgtgcttatttaatcatCTAACTGTAaatctaaaacaagataaattaaagctgcaagcagcgatgaactggcccgagcagagtgacctgacaattatttgtttcttaccaagataaaaaaaaaaaacctttagatttagaagttagataatttatctatttatcgtcaagtgaaattatctgtccatgcagcaagatcatttccctcacatctagtgtttttatcttgtttttagacacctctaTGTACCATTCTACAATGGCaaactgcactggcagataattgtaATGCAAATTAGCACATTAAGACAATGCATACTTTGCCTTTCGAagcaacatttcagaaaacttgtagcACAAAAATCATTGTTACATGTTCGAAACAAGACCAATTATCTGCCATGGTActtctacttttactttagatttacaagtgttagataatttatctatttattgtcaagtaaaattatctgtccatgcagcaagataatttccctccgattgagtgtttttatctgttttttagaccccttttttgcagtttacagACACATTTGCCTGTGATGTCTCATTAATATTACCCTGTTTGTCACTTTCTATGTACCATTGTACAACAGGCAAACAGAATCCAACATTGGACACACAATCAGTTAGAATAGTAAGCCTCTTGGGAGTGAGAAAGCCTAAATAGATCtctatgtgtgggtgtgtgtgcattttacaCTCATCACCTCAGATCCCTCTCCTGCACCATTCAAAGTAATCAACGGGGTACATAATAGAcatctttaaacagaataaaattcATAATTATATCATAAATTAACAGATATTAACAGAtttcaaataaaacagagtAATTTATAggattattggcagaaatgaaagaaaaaaaagtgattcaagggaaaatatatttttttcaagatgATCTAAATGAGACAAAAATTTCCATTTTCCAAATAATCTAACATGAACCCCCAACGACAAAGCATGTCGTTGTACTGTGTCCTCGCCAGCATCCATACAGCTAGAGCTGTGCTAAGTGGAGCCTCTGGAGGGCAGTGTTTGCCTATGGCACATCAACTCTGAGTCTAGTGCTGTTTTTATGGAGCATCTCAAAGAGACGAGACTGAAGTTGGGGCAAAGACGCCACGTTTGGCCACTGAAATGCCCTCTTGATTTGATAATGAGCGCAGAGGTGAGGCAGAGAGAGGATTCTCAACGTTGTGGACTCGAGTCCTGAGAGCCTTTGACATCTAACGGAGCATTATAAactgtttttgtaatatttacaagagaaataaatgaccattattcatgtgtttttttttttctagcatTTGACGTGTCAGTacactttctcacacacaaTTTGAATCAAaacgaaaagaaaaaaaatcatcacaaaagaaaaaaacaagcacacaGCACACCGCTAAAACTTTGACTCACAAAATGTATGACAGTGCAAACTTACATCCATGTCTCAAATAATTTACAAACATTAGTATACACTTCAGCACCATTGTTTACTATTGTTGTTGAATACATATCATTAAGCTAGTTCTTTAAGTGGAAACTGCTAGAGCCGGATGTGCTAATGAGAAAGGGACGGACAGCGATGGAGCAGATGTTAGAGAGCGATGAGTTGCACAAGCATGATGCAAGATGATGGTTCTGAACGTGTCGAAGGGAAGTTGGGTGTTGTCGGGGTgttaagaaaacatttcttccCCTTTCCCTGATGGACTGATGTCTAAAATGATTTCATTTTGGTGTTCACATGGATAAGATCACAGCACACACTGTGGATGAAAATGGCCTTTTACAGACCACACATTTAATGATCATCATGCTGCGAACGATCCACAGGAAAGGATCGTTTTACTTGCTGGCCTGAAAGGCCAAAAGTTTACTTTCTCTTCTGATAGGAAcaagttttcttttcattctttttggTGGAACCATGCAGAGAGAGACGCTGTGTATAATGTGATGATTTACAAgacaaaatgagcagaaaacaatgtcacaaaacaaaataaagagtTGCCATCAATACCGCTCTCCACTTGCTATAACCTGCCATACCATGTAACCCAAAGACAAGCCCTGTATCTTTTTACCTCAGCCCCATTGATACTCCTTGTCAATAATTCTATGGGAGCCCATACCACCAGCCTTTATGTTCACAAAAAGGTGCATTATTTATGATCCAGAGTAACACAACAAGGGCTCACAGGGTGCTCAGGGGGTTACAAAACACTTTCCTATGACTATTTCATCTTCATCCCTTTTAATAATGTCTAGTTCTAattagagttgttccgattccgataccagtacactgcaaaaaagccaacttgtattttttggcctaaaacagtgatttaagttggtaaaacttggaaatataaatgattgacatttagggcaataatgtaagttagcacaacgaagctgatgctagcggctaactgatgctagcggcgctgcttgttacagctacaagagtagccattagcgtatcaatgctaactcaacattgtggtcgcaacattagagggaaaaaatggtatcggaacCTCTCCAGTTCTAATCCAACattacttttttactctttaGTCTGTTTTGCACATACTCTCACCATCTTCGACTTACTCTCATCCTTCACAAAGTGAGCAGAGAGAAATATCACAACGTTTGTTTCCTGTGATGAAACAGGGTTTGCCCCATGTTTCCTCACCTTTGTCTCTTACTTTGAGAGAAACATAGTCTAGTGATTTTCCTCTCACACTCGTCACACACGGTATATCCTTCCAccttttctaaaaaaacaaacaaacaaacaatcacctGTAAAGGAAAAAGCTTCGAAGACATGATGAGTTGTTTTCTCTGCGATGATTATAAAGATCTCTGTCTTGCATGGTTTCCACCAAAAGTCCTAAATTACACTTgggtttcaatttttgaaatCTCAGCGATTGAATTtagttaaattaattaaattaaaaacatgccttgagaagagtgaaagaaaaaagagtattttactaagataggtagatagataaaTCAATAAAGCTAAACTTTTTGTCGTTTTTCAGATGTTACTAAGGAAAAcctgtataaatatttttttttttagttgtttggaTACTGCAATGGACAACAATTATAATAAAGGTCTACGAAGGTCTACTCAGAGGGCTTGGTTCATAACAGCAGAATGGGGCATAAAACTACCAGGTGAAGTCCATTTGTGACTAGACCAAAACAGAAAAAGCTACTGGTCTACTGGTATCTGATATAATGTGCAGAAATTAAAGCAAATAAGCAGTGGCTGAATATATttaatcttgtgtgtgtgtcatggagGTGACTAAGCTCTACTAATGCCCTCAGAGTAAACGATGCCCCCTGGTGACTGAGGGGTTTAGTGGCAGAAGTTACGCTTGCTGGGCTGGTGAAGTAAGGTGTTTCTGGCGTGGGCTGCGTGGCGAGGGACCTGCTCCCTGGTGCGGTTCTGACGTTGGATGCGGTTGCGACCCAGATGGCGTCGCTCGATGCGGGCTTTGCTACGCTGGACCCGGGCCACCTGGGTGACCTTGGCCAGAGCTCCGGCCTGGGCAGCTGCTCCACGGCTCACCCTGGTGGGCATGGTGCTGCGGGTGGCGGGGGCAGCAGCTGGCTCTGCCACTCTGCTGCAAGGGAcgagaacaaaaacatgaaggtgtgaaaactaaaaaaaaggttttattaattgtttttaacccttcatcgggcaaagaactatatttggtaacttcagtggatatcaaaatggggtcccagtttagagaaaaaagttttagatttaaagtggcaaatctgcgcaaaaagttgcagatttacaagaaaaaagtttaaaaaagcaactttttttctcttagattccacactttaaatctcataaagctgcaattttttttcacgtagatctgccactttaatctcattaacttttttctcaaaatattacccccctcccccgggtctgcatgttttttttaacacattctggcagtatgtaatccaatattctctagggttgaaatttggaattaaatcagggatgggcaacttaaatgctgcaaagggccacaatttttcatggacactaccacagggccacatataggagcgtgcacttaaccagatatgatgaaactgcaattttaaatatgttaacagtgcagtaacttaacatatttcatgctcaaatgcatgtataacagtataaataggaatataaaaggtttgaagcaaataaaaaataaccacttactgtgatttctgtgATTACTGtgaagtatcgatactcaaaaaagtatcaatactaaaacattgtatccggataagatactcattttcaaaagtatcgatacctagccaaggaatgaacacttaagttaagttattgttgttgtttttttatcaagcttgcctaatattgtgcacagcatacaacctcaaaatattgttctaattgttattgtttattgtatttatttattttttgcactacctcagacttgaagtttgttatcatagttgcagtttctttttgcacgtttttatccttgtggtatcgaaaatggtattgagaatcaaatattttcctgagtatcggtatcgagttgaaaattttagtatcgtgacaacccaggtactgagggccacttcaagtgagggtgctgGCCgtctgcggcccccgggcctccagttgcccacccctgccctAGAGgattaatgtgcccctctgattaaatactggcccccacagtaaaactgctcTAGAACAACCACCGGCCGGCATAAAGACAGCTTTTTCTCACCTCACGCTGCTCGCCAGGCTGACGATGCTTTCTTCTCCCACCACAGACAGGTTGCCGTTGGAGACGATGGAGAAGTTGCTCGGGGAGACGTACACAGACATGCTGGGGTGCTCGATGAGCAGGTCCTCCATCGGGCTGGCCTCTGCTGTGGCTCCCTCTGCAGTGAAACAGGGGGGAGGGGTGACAAACCAGCTCTCATCCATGCAgcctctctctgctcctgccCTACTGCTACCCCCACGGCCCCCACACTCACTTCCAGAGCCAGGGGACATCGACGGGGTGGAGGAGGGCGTGGACAGCCTGGCCCGTCTTGGCAGGCTCACGGGTGTGGTGGCACCCAAGTCTGAGGGGCTAGCGCTCGGACAGGACAGGGGGTCTGACGGTGCTTCTGCACCTCTTGCCCGACCTTTATGTGTCCGACGCCGCTTGTGAGGCTGGTGGGGAATGGGGGCCGGGAATTCAgtccttgtgtgtgtgacttGAGGATTTAATGTGTCTGGAAATGATTGTGCAATCGGTGGGGCTCCCGTCTCATCCTCCGCCTGTATCATGCAGCCAGATTCTTCTGAGCACATGGCAGAGATGAGATCGGCCAATAAAAACAGATGTTGTTTTTAGGTGAATGGGGATGTTgcaaaaatgatgcaaatgtggtagtttttgaaaaaaaaaaacatgcaggttGAAGGGGGCAATTTTTTAGGGATCACATACGCACGCGCACACATACCAGTTTCGGGAATGTAATGGGTGTTTTAAAAAATCGGAGGAGGGGAAGAAGAGGGGGtaaggaaacacaaaacataaaagagTCACATCATTAGTTGTGTTGACCCTCTAAGGCTGTGATTATGTCACTGACATAATGTTTGTCTTGGCTCTCCTGAgaggtacttttatgttgttttttatgtttggttGGCTTCTGAACAGGCATCCAAGCAAATTTTCATACTCAATAAATGCCTTTGTCATGATTGAGATCATAAACAAAGAGGAAGGAGATgtatgttcaggaagaactgtgtgtttccatcaacagacagacagttttTTTTGGTATGGCAGCCATACGGGGGAGCACCGGTGTAGTTGCGCCACGCCCCGAAAGATTCTTCACCCCATCATCCCCATCATTACTTCTAATGTTAGTCATCATTATAGACATGCAGGGTAACAGAAGTATTCCTCAGCTATCTTTGAACATAAAACACAGTTTGACTATTCCGCCCTACacagtctaactgcagtaactatgcaacgggttaaactgagaaaaactgctttcaagttttttaaatgtttttaactggccagccaaatgtgttataggtagataagtgatatgacacttatttctacatgaattgatgatgtaatttttatgcttaaaaatcatgatgatttattttacctttgaaaaactacaaaaatgtagttactgcactctggttttgctgtaaaagattctaatagtaatgcaaaaacagagtgcagtaactgtattgttgttgtcttctttcagctttttttcaGCAAATTGATATTGTTAGAAGTGTATTTacaagtgtttaacaactctatttaaagatttgtgtattttagacttgatattttaaagaaatgttatattttagtcttaatataattttatctcacttttttacttcatcactatctagatcatgggtctcaaactcgcggcccgcgggccaattgcggccctcgtgacgatattttgtggccctcaccttgatatgaaagtttaatgttttatatgaatggcactttaccgtgttttgtgtggaaggtccctttattgctccagctggagctttgtttcacttgtttctatgacgacgttaacaaaaagaaaggcagctgttaccggagcgtttattaactgccgtgttgttgttaccggaagaagtggaaatgttgtgaaattttgtgtctttttttaaaagtaattttgtgtccttttttttgcaattttatgtcttttttagtaattatgtgtcttttttggtcattttgtgtcttttttaagtaatttagtttttttctgtcattttgtgtctttttttagtagttttgtgtctttttttttgcctttactgcctccagcggcccccaggtaatttgattatgagacccctgatctagacaataatttccctttcaattaaatgtataatttctattatttttatgtttgaattAGTCTATATATCCAaatcagaccgtggtaagtgcatttactgctttggttttgagttggattttgtagttactgcaatttttacatcattatttctctgaaataaagcaaaattgaaatctaaaactttgtcacaagataaaacagacatcaaggagttcatttgtagttataactcaatttcgaccataaaagtagttactgcagttagactttgtagggcagtatagccCAGTTTGGACTGGCTCCCTCTGCCGAGACTCACCAGGCAGGTTGACGAGCATCCATCCCTCCTCGTCGGCCTCCGTCACACAGGGTTTGGGTCCATTCAGCTCCGCCGCCACCTCCTCTACCTCCCCAAACAACAGGTTGCTCAGACGCtgaaacatgactgcgtgtgttGTCAAGTGTTGATGACTcaggtgcttttttttcttttcgtcCACAAAGAAAAAGCTGTAGCTGCCTTTTTGAATTTCTTATTTGTGTTTACGTTTGTTGCTGTTTCAAGCaattctttgtcaggttttttttttttttttttgagtctgAGAAGCCCTTTGCTGGATCTCGGTTTTGACAAACAGGAGTGGACAGGCTTCTGTAGTGCAAATGTAAGGTTTCACTTGGTTTGGAGCAAaggcctgcagagagagaacaagaaaaagagaaagaagagggtGGTTAGTGGCTATCAGACGATAAGGtttcaacacattttctttcgtaagatatatatatatataaaaagagaaGGAACATATTCGGTTGATTTCCCACTGTCTAGTCAGGGAATATTAATGAGCAATGATTGTGGTAAGAGCTTCCTCTGTGTTATTTCAACACACATCACAACAAGTTGGAACCATTTTTCGGGCTCAAACCTGAAACATTTTATGACCTGTATTGTATTTTGTACAATATGGTGATGTGGAATATATTTCATAATGAATTAAATGGCAAAATGTAATCactttgatgctttgaaggGACAACAATTGCATTGCAAAGGAATATAAGCTTAGGAAATACaacatttgattgatttgatatgACTTAAAAAGCATGTCCGGTCTTCTAGCCACATACAGATACAGTGAGAGATAATTTTGGGGGTTGAATAGATACAGACAGGctgtaaaaacaacactgaCACATTGTGACTTTAGACAGTTGATATGCTGAGTGTGTTAGTGTATAGTCATCGTGCCTCTGGAGTTTTGTTTCCGTTTCTCTAACTGAAGAATGTAAATCCAACACTCTTTTAACTCTGTCTGGGTCTTTACCTATTCCTGAGGGAAATAGTTGGttctttagctgcaaaaagctcCACTTTGATCACCAGCTAATTGCTTACTACCTGCCGTTTGGTGTTGAgcaggtacactgcaaaaaagatgtctaaaaacaaggtaaaacagtaaatatgagggaaattatcttgctgtatggacagataatttcacttgacaagatttcttaaattaagattattaaatctagaaataagcatgttgaacgcttaaaataagacattaactcttaaaaaaagataaattaaagctgcaagcaacgatgaactggcccgagcagagtgacctgatgattatttgtttcttaccaagataaaaaaaaaactttagatttagaagtgttacataattcatcttgttttaagagttaatttcttattttaagcgttcaacatgcttatttctacatttaacaatcttaatttaagaaatcttgtcaagtgaaattatctgttcgtgcagcaagatcatttccctcagatttaatgtttttatcttgtttttagacacaccttttttgcagtgtagtgtagAAGACAAGTTTTGCTTATTCGCTGGAATCAGCCTACATACCTGATACTCCCCAATATGCCTGAACAGAAAGCCAGTGAGGGTGGCAGTGGGAgtaaaccaaaacaacaaagtTGTGGGctggaaaaccaaaacaacaaactgaGAAGACACTCTGAAGAGTGAAACTGCAGTCTGATATAATAATAGGCTACTTGGGTTTGTCACTGGCTTGTTTTATACAGATACATTTGACTAGTTGGCCATTTCTAGTaagaaaatattgattaaagCAGTTTTAAAGTTTGCTAACCAGCTTTAAAGTATGTACTAAAGATCCTCAACTGGAGAGAACAACATAATGAAACTTTCACATGATGCTTACTTTAACTTGAAATGCATTGGGAgaggcacactgtaaaaaaaaccctattgtttttacggtaaaaaaacggcagctgtggttgccagaactttaccgtaataaatacagtgcaactttttctaatattacggtaaagtgatattagcactgtttatttcatgtataagattgccattttattccatattgtaccgtaaaaaataaaaagtttttccatcaaaataaacactgttctgccttataaatgacaagaaaatactttataaatgctgcataaattaaagattttaccattaaatattacagtatatttctgttagagatatggtgtttagtacatttaacagtgacaaaatgatggcttgtatatatattacagtatatttttgctacaaacaaggtgccagtgtatttcacagtggagtaatgtttttgttttttttttaaatgtaaaaaattactgttttggctgatatatacacatatatgatgtttcattgttactgaaactgaattaactcatttatcattttatggtcttttactgtcatggtttagcagtttttcaccgtaaaatctacatttttttacttaaactTTGACATGCATTGGCAGAGGCACACTGAGTTTCAGTAGTTGGTAATGAATAATATTGTGTTAtatgattaaataaattacattagcAAACAAGAAGCTGGTGGACAATGGCTGCACTCCCCTCCCCCATAAAGTTTAAATAACCAGTCGGCACACTCTCAGTCTCAGGACAGATGGACAGgccagagaagaggaggaggaggaggaggaggaggtgaaaggAGGCGACACAAAGACCCGGAATCTAACAAAGTCAAACTGAGCACAATGTAATAATGCAAAGACATACAGAGACATTAGGACAGAAGCTTCTGTGTGCCTGACCTGAATGTAAACAGAATGAGGTAATGTTGAACAGATGTTTGAACAATCATAGCTTACAGGACAAACTCCTACATgttcaaaaagttttatttgctTAAACTGTGTGTGCAGAACAAAAATTGACAGAAGAGGTCAAAGAGCAAACTTGGCAAAAAAAAGTGCTGACACACTTAAAGAAATCTATTGAACTTTTAGGTTATTTTCCAACGGTTTTtgttatatattaatttatttctaatattatggtaaaattatattagcactgttgatttcacatttgagattgccattttattccatattttaccgtaaaaaattaaacgtttttccatcaaaagaaaccctgttctgccatatagctgacaagaaaatactttataaatgctgcataaattaaagattttacaataaaatattacagtatattttgttatactatatatgatgtttagtacatttaacagtgagaaaaagtatttttacaaaaaaataaatgcaaaaattacagtgttatatttatattttagttacACATGGTGTCAGTGTATTTTATAGtggaataatgtatttttcaaaaaaataaaaactgttaaaaaaatactgttttggctgatatatacatttacagtgtttcattgttacggaacctgaattaacccatttatcattttagggtcttttactgtcatgatttagcagtttttcactgtaaaatctagacattttttacaacgtgcatttacaagaatacagtaaGAAACGGCACATTTATTTCTATTAATACACTGTAATTCTAAAATGCATTAATTAAATTGTTGGTGCCAGTAATTTGTAATGGCAAGTTATATATATTGGTTTATTTCTATGCTAGTTTAAACTATCACAACCTATTTCGGTCCAGGATCTGTTTGACCTACTGCCTGATCTGTCTTTAATTTCTCATTGAAATCCAATATGTTCTGCTGACTTTCAATTATTGCACCAACTACATGACAGAGGATGGTATTAATGAAGGAGCACAGATTAAAAGGTGACACAAAGTGCATGTGATGGAGATTTAAATACAGAGCAAAGAGACATGGAAGGAGATATGCATGGTTGCTGGTTGGAAAGCTGACACTTTCTGTCCTTATTTGGAGTATTACCATGGACACCAGAAaaataaagggggaaaaaaaaatcctaattgCAACAAATCAGTACAGGCTCTTGGGATTACTCACGTCAGATGGCATAAGACTAATTTCAACAAATATTGTCACTGTCAAGGAGACGGTTTGCATGGGTTCATGCTTGAAATAACAAGAGAGACGAATGAAGTGGGGGAGAAAATTAGGTGAAAAGCTACAAAGGCAGAAGCctgtttccaaaaaaataattataagcCTTAGTGGATAGAAAGCTCTCAGCTGCTGGGTTGTTCATTTTGACTCACTTTCTAGGTCATGTGTTAAAATTTTGTATCCAGACAGTTGAAGAAAAAAGGCCTGTGGTTGTTATATTATGGGGATTttgtaaaagaaacaaaagagatACAAGAAATAAGAGTGTGAACTAAGGCAGAGCAGTCCGTCCTCAGCCCTCAGATTGTTTTAATGCATTCCTGCACTAATAACTTAAAGTCATGAGACCATGACAAATccagataaacaaaaaaatttgGGTGACAAGGCCTAAGGGCTGCTTTGCATAtggtgcaacacacacacacacacacacgcacacacttaaCACTACACGCAGCACTTCCCTGATAAGACAAATTTATCAGTTTGGTGGCTGTACCAGCTAATTCGGGGCTATCTGACTAGTGTAAATATAGCTATTGATACAGCCAATAGAGAACAAATAACCCCCACTGATATGGTTTATATCATGGAGCAAACAGCTCCTGAATATATGGCATAGGTTGTGTAAAAGCATTATGTAACTACCACCTATTAACACTGATAGTGAAATCTATAACATGTAAGAAAGCAGATAAAGCAATTCTTCTTTGTTTGAAGAATTGTAGTCAACAATGTAAGTCTGGCTGTCAgtcctattttttattttaacagtgctGTTTTTCCTTATTTGTCCTAATATTAATGGCTTGCATAGTAGTGTACATATAATTTACATACTGTCAATATACAGGGATTTGTGCTGTAGCCTGCATATACAAGAatatacttaaaataataaattaaatcttaaaacaagataaattatctaactaatttgcagtgcactctgctcggaccagttcatcgctgcttgcagctttaatttatcttgttttaagagctaatttcttattttaagcgtacaacatgtttatttctagatttaacaatcttaattttaagaaatcttgtcaggtgaaattatttgtccatgcagcaagatcatttccctcatatttagtgtttttatctggttt encodes:
- the LOC131971586 gene encoding tumor protein p53-inducible nuclear protein 2, yielding MFQRLSNLLFGEVEEVAAELNGPKPCVTEADEEGWMLVNLPEGATAEASPMEDLLIEHPSMSVYVSPSNFSIVSNGNLSVVGEESIVSLASSVSRVAEPAAAPATRSTMPTRVSRGAAAQAGALAKVTQVARVQRSKARIERRHLGRNRIQRQNRTREQVPRHAAHARNTLLHQPSKRNFCH